A region of the Dickeya chrysanthemi NCPPB 402 genome:
CTGCAACTGGCGGGAGGATAACGCCGCCGTCAGCGCATCCAGCAGCGCCGGCGCGGCGGCGTCCGGCAGTAACGGCGCCATGGCGTGCGCCAGCGTCAGCAGTAGCGTTGTCAGCCGCTTGCGCAGTACCGCCGCAGAGGCGGCATCCCGTAGCAAGTAGAGTTGTTGCGCCAACTGTGACCGTTGTGCATCGACCAGCGTGACGGTGAGGCTGACCTGCCGCCGTCCTTCGGGCAGGTAAAGCACCGGGTCGATGATGGCGAAACCCGGCGCAGACGGTGACGGGTGACGCTGCAACGCCGGCGTTTCGCCAAACAGCGACAGCAAGGTACGGGAGCGGGGCTGTTGATGGTCCCACGGCCACAGGCTGTCGCTGTGGATGGCGGTGATGAAATCCAACTCTCGTTCCGGCGACATCAGCGGGTCGCGCTTGAGCAACAGCGAATGCACCTGTTTGACTTCGGCGTCGGTGACCCGCAACGGCTGATCGCTGCAATAAAGCCTGTCGTGCAGCCGCGAATCCTGTCCGCGGCTGAAAACGACGCCGCGTTCAAGTAATACCGGCGATGCCGAGGGGGATTCCAGCGTTAATTTTAGAAATACGGCGTCGGCCGCGAGCGGTTGCGGTTGCTGGCGCAGCACCCGGCGGTAGTAAAAGTCGAGATGCCGGGTAGTGAACCGGTTGAGCCGGGCCTGCGCCCGGGTAAACAAGGTCAGAAACGTCAGGTAGAGCGCCACTTCCGGCGAGTGATCGGCATGGGATAACGCCTGTTGCAGATGGCTTCGGCAGTCGGCCTGCAACTGGCTGACGGCGTTGATCGCGGCGGAAAAGCAGAGCTGTAGCTGCTCTTCCAGCACCTGGATGCCCGGCAACTGCTGCTGGAGCAACTGTTGCTGCTCGCTGGCGATAAACCGCCCGTTGTCATGGCGAATGCCCCACAGCGGGTCGAGGGCCGTCAGGCGCGGGTCGGCCAGCAACGATTGGCGGTAACCGTCCAGCGCCTGCGCCAGAATCACCACGTACTGGAACGGCCTCACCAGTTGTGTTTTCAGGATCGTCTGGATCGTCAGCTTAATGTGGTCGGCGCTGGTGGTGTGGACGGGAAGGAAGGCGCGATACCAGCGATCCAGATTGGCGTAGAGCGCAATCAGGTAAGCCAGCGTGTTACCCATGCCGTGCGACTGCGCCTGGCGAAACCGGCTCTGTTCCAGTGCGGTGTCGAACGACAGGATGATCGCCATACCGGTGACTTCGCTTTTGGCAAACAGCGTCTGCCAGTTGCCTGCCGTCGGGCCGTTGCCGGCGTCGAAACTCAGCTGTGCGGCGATGTCGCTGGCCAGCACCAGCAGCGTTTCAAACGACATTTCATCGGCCAGAAACGCCCCTTCTTCCAGCGCGGGCGGCAGGCGCCGGCGTTGCGAGGCGGCGGGGGGCGGCAACGGTGGATTCCAGTGTACGGTCATGGGCATCGGTCTCGATTAAACAAGGTCGGATAGATTAAACAGGGTCGGATAGGGGCAAAACGGCGCTGGCGGGAAACATCCGCTAGGGCGCGACGACCAGCGTGCCTTCCCGCAGATAGAACGGGTACACCATGTTGCTGCGGGTATTGGTGGCGATCAGGGTGTAATCAAGGCGAATTAATACGGTGCCGTCGGGAGCCGGCGGGTTATCGATGGCGATAGCCTGTAGCCGGATGCGGGGCTCAAAAAACAGGATGGCTTGCTCAATCCGGCTTTTTATGTCGGTCAGCGTGGAGAGGGTGAGGTCTTCAAATACCATGCCCTGAATATCGCAGCCGTATTCCGGTGCCATGATACGTTCGCCGGGTCGGGTGGAGAGCAGCAACGCCAGACTTTGCCGGATATCGTCGTCGCCGCTGGCCATGACGATGCTCTGGGTGGCGGCATCGAATTGCGGCGGGAACCCCCAGCCGGTGCCGAGAAACGCGTTATCGTTATCCACGGTTAGCCTCCTATCAATACGGTAAAGTCGCCCAGCGCGATGTTGCCGCCGTGGGCGGTGGTATCGCCGAGACGGGCGGCGGGTTTCCCGCCGATCAGCACGGTGGCGGAGCCTTTTACGATGGCGTCCGGCGGCCCGACGCACACACAGTTATCGCCCAGCACCGCCGCCGGCAGCTTGCCGATCAACACCGTCGGTACGCCGGGGCCGATCACCGGCCCGCCGACATGAGGCACCGGCGGCAACCCCGGCGTTACCATCGGGCAGGCGTGTAAATCAGTCAGGCGAGCGGCGGGCGGCATAAGGTGTTTCTCCTGATTTTTTGTCGATAACCAACAACGTTGTCTTGTTGCGTGCTGTACCTGTCTGGCGCTAGTTGATCATCACTATGC
Encoded here:
- a CDS encoding GPW/gp25 family protein, producing MDNDNAFLGTGWGFPPQFDAATQSIVMASGDDDIRQSLALLLSTRPGERIMAPEYGCDIQGMVFEDLTLSTLTDIKSRIEQAILFFEPRIRLQAIAIDNPPAPDGTVLIRLDYTLIATNTRSNMVYPFYLREGTLVVAP
- a CDS encoding PAAR domain-containing protein; translation: MPPAARLTDLHACPMVTPGLPPVPHVGGPVIGPGVPTVLIGKLPAAVLGDNCVCVGPPDAIVKGSATVLIGGKPAARLGDTTAHGGNIALGDFTVLIGG